In the Mycolicibacterium thermoresistibile genome, one interval contains:
- a CDS encoding class I SAM-dependent methyltransferase has product MTAKSPLPLANRSDADLPGHWLLARLGKRVLRPGGLELTRRLLTAARVTGADVVELGPGLGRTATDIVAAGPRSYVGVDDTAAATEAVRRIVEPVDGKVVVANAADTGLPSGSADVVIGEAMLTMQGDRDKRAIVNEAFRVLRPGGRYAIHELGLQPDSLPQDTKDQIRKDMARAIKVNARPLTASEWVNLLTDAGFEVVSVDHAKMALLNPGRVLADEGLFGALRIVGNLIRRPAARKRVIGMRKTFQRYRHSLTAIAVVGVVPEK; this is encoded by the coding sequence ATGACTGCCAAATCACCACTTCCGCTTGCCAACCGGTCCGACGCCGACCTGCCCGGCCACTGGCTGCTGGCGCGGCTGGGCAAGCGGGTGCTGCGCCCCGGCGGGCTGGAACTGACCCGGCGGCTGCTCACGGCCGCCCGCGTGACCGGGGCCGACGTCGTCGAGCTGGGCCCCGGCCTGGGGCGCACCGCCACCGACATCGTCGCGGCCGGGCCCCGCTCCTACGTCGGCGTGGACGACACCGCCGCCGCCACCGAAGCCGTCCGCAGGATCGTCGAACCGGTCGACGGCAAGGTGGTGGTGGCCAACGCGGCCGACACCGGCCTGCCCTCCGGCAGCGCCGATGTGGTGATCGGTGAGGCGATGCTGACCATGCAGGGAGACCGGGACAAGCGGGCGATCGTCAACGAGGCGTTCCGGGTGCTGCGCCCGGGCGGGCGGTACGCGATCCACGAGCTCGGTCTGCAGCCGGACTCGTTGCCGCAGGACACTAAGGACCAGATCCGCAAGGACATGGCCCGAGCGATCAAGGTCAACGCGCGGCCGCTGACCGCCTCCGAGTGGGTCAACCTGCTGACCGACGCCGGGTTCGAGGTGGTCAGCGTCGATCACGCGAAGATGGCGCTGCTCAACCCCGGCCGGGTGCTGGCCGACGAGGGTCTGTTCGGTGCGCTGCGCATCGTCGGCAACCTGATCAGGCGTCCGGCCGCGCGGAAACGGGTCATCGGTATGCGCAAGACCTTTCAGCGGTATCGTCACTCGCTGACCGCGATCGCCGTGGTCGGAGTCGTACCGGAGAAGTGA
- a CDS encoding IS110 family transposase: protein MSEETAEIIYVGLDWAAATHAVCVLSAVGKILAQFMIDHTADGIATLIRKLSKFGDPADVHIGIERPNGRLVDLLLEAGHPVIPVSPNAIKTWRDGEVISGAKSDAGDALVIAEYLRLRHHRLRPAAPYSSSTKALRTVVRTRDDVVAMRVAATNQLSALLDDHWPGAKAIFADVESPISLAFLRRYPTAASAARLGEKRLAAFLVKHSYSGRRPVKELLTRLRSAPAGTTDPVLTIAVRDVVLALVSVIEALNSAGKALDRSVIARLGEHPDAEVFTSLPRSGQINAAQVLAEWGDSRAAYDGPDAVAALAGVTPVTKSSGKQHAVHFRWACNKRFRRALTTFADNSRHQSTWAADIYNRARARGHDHPHAVRILARAWIRVIYRCWHDQSPYDPARHGAVQKLHTAA from the coding sequence TTGTCCGAGGAAACCGCAGAAATCATCTACGTCGGGTTGGACTGGGCTGCCGCCACTCATGCCGTGTGCGTGCTGTCCGCAGTGGGAAAGATACTGGCGCAGTTCATGATTGACCATACTGCCGATGGCATCGCCACACTGATTCGCAAACTGTCCAAGTTCGGCGATCCCGCCGATGTGCACATCGGGATCGAACGACCCAATGGGCGGCTGGTCGACCTGCTGCTCGAAGCCGGCCACCCGGTCATCCCGGTATCCCCGAACGCCATCAAAACGTGGCGGGACGGCGAAGTCATCTCCGGCGCCAAGTCTGATGCCGGTGACGCCCTGGTGATCGCCGAATACCTGCGCTTGCGCCACCATCGACTGCGCCCCGCAGCCCCGTACAGTTCGTCGACCAAGGCGCTGCGCACGGTGGTCCGCACCCGCGACGACGTTGTCGCCATGCGGGTGGCGGCCACCAACCAACTCAGCGCCCTGCTCGATGATCACTGGCCTGGCGCCAAAGCGATCTTCGCCGACGTCGAATCTCCAATCAGCCTGGCGTTCCTGCGTCGCTATCCCACCGCGGCCAGCGCCGCTCGACTCGGAGAGAAACGCTTGGCTGCGTTCCTTGTCAAGCATTCCTATTCCGGTCGACGACCAGTCAAAGAACTGTTGACCCGGCTGCGCAGCGCACCCGCAGGCACCACCGATCCCGTCCTGACTATCGCCGTCCGCGACGTCGTGCTGGCCCTCGTCAGCGTCATCGAGGCGCTCAACAGCGCAGGCAAGGCCCTCGACCGATCCGTCATCGCCCGCCTCGGGGAGCACCCGGACGCCGAGGTCTTCACGTCGCTGCCAAGGTCGGGTCAGATCAACGCCGCCCAGGTGCTCGCCGAGTGGGGCGACTCCCGTGCAGCCTACGACGGTCCCGACGCCGTGGCCGCCCTGGCCGGGGTCACTCCCGTCACCAAATCTTCCGGCAAACAACACGCCGTGCACTTCCGCTGGGCATGCAACAAACGCTTCCGCCGAGCACTGACCACCTTCGCTGACAACAGCCGACACCAAAGCACTTGGGCAGCCGACATCTACAACCGAGCCCGCGCGCGCGGACACGACCACCCCCACGCCGTGCGAATCCTCGCCCGCGCCTGGATTCGCGTCATCTACCGCTGCTGGCACGACCAAAGCCCCTACGACCCCGCCCGGCACGGTGCCGTACAAAAACTGCACACCGCAGCATGA
- a CDS encoding ABC transporter permease, whose product MTSLQTARPAPRLRSPAQRRADVTDAQLLHRGEHRTRLGPGRAVPAALAVGPLLLVALWLITSQLGILDPRTLPHPFDIARTAAELWSDGRLPANVAASLKLSLISLAIGVAAGLALALLAGLSRIGEALVDGPIQIKRAVPTLAIIPLAIIWFGIGDTMKIVIIATSVLIPVYINTTAQLKGVDLRHVELAQTVGLSRVQFIRKVALPGALPGFFTGLRLAVTISWTALVVVEQVNATSGVGFLMTQARLYGQLEVVVVGLVVYAVFGLAGDHLVRTIERRALSWRRALGG is encoded by the coding sequence GTGACCAGCCTGCAGACCGCCCGACCGGCGCCCCGGTTGCGATCACCGGCGCAGCGTCGGGCCGACGTCACCGACGCGCAGCTGCTTCACCGCGGCGAGCACCGGACCCGGTTGGGGCCGGGCAGGGCCGTCCCGGCGGCGCTTGCCGTCGGACCGCTGCTGCTGGTGGCGCTCTGGTTGATCACCTCGCAACTGGGCATTCTCGATCCGCGGACCCTGCCGCATCCGTTCGACATCGCCCGGACCGCCGCCGAACTCTGGTCGGACGGCCGGCTGCCCGCCAACGTCGCGGCCTCGCTGAAACTGTCGCTGATCTCGCTGGCGATCGGGGTGGCGGCGGGTCTGGCGCTGGCCCTGCTGGCCGGATTGAGCCGGATCGGCGAGGCGCTCGTCGACGGACCCATTCAGATCAAGCGCGCGGTGCCCACCCTGGCGATCATCCCGCTGGCGATCATCTGGTTCGGCATCGGCGACACCATGAAGATCGTGATCATCGCCACCAGTGTGCTCATCCCGGTGTACATCAACACCACCGCGCAGCTGAAAGGGGTCGACCTGCGCCATGTGGAATTGGCGCAGACGGTCGGGTTGTCGCGCGTCCAGTTCATCCGGAAGGTCGCACTGCCCGGGGCGTTGCCCGGATTCTTCACCGGGTTGCGGCTGGCGGTGACGATTTCTTGGACTGCGCTGGTGGTGGTCGAGCAGGTGAACGCCACCAGCGGGGTCGGCTTTCTCATGACCCAGGCCCGGTTGTACGGCCAGCTGGAGGTCGTGGTCGTCGGCCTGGTGGTCTACGCGGTGTTCGGGCTGGCCGGCGACCATCTGGTCCGGACCATCGAACGGAGGGCGCTGTCATGGCGGCGGGCCCTGGGCGGCTGA
- a CDS encoding ABC transporter ATP-binding protein, translating to MAAGPGRLTGNRAEPVAVVRGLHRSFGAGAVLDGIDLTIRRGEFVALLGRSGSGKSTLLRALAGLDHGGAGGGGGDVYVSRDVAVVFQDSRLLPWARVLDNVTLGLSGRDAERRGAAVLADVGLAGRERAWPYELSGGEQQRVALARSLVRDPALLLADEPFGALDALTRIRMHRLLQELCAKYRPGVLLVTHDVDEAVTLADRVLVLADGRFVTDRELTFRGRRTLRNPEFVTHREALLAALGVGDD from the coding sequence ATGGCGGCGGGCCCTGGGCGGCTGACGGGGAACCGCGCCGAGCCGGTCGCGGTGGTGCGGGGACTGCACCGGTCGTTCGGGGCCGGCGCCGTTCTCGACGGCATCGATCTGACGATCCGCCGGGGTGAGTTCGTCGCGTTGTTGGGCCGCAGCGGGTCCGGGAAGAGCACCCTGCTGCGGGCCCTGGCCGGGCTGGATCATGGCGGCGCAGGCGGGGGTGGCGGGGACGTGTACGTGTCCCGCGATGTCGCCGTGGTGTTTCAGGATTCGCGGTTGCTGCCGTGGGCGCGGGTGCTGGACAACGTCACACTGGGGCTGTCCGGCCGGGACGCCGAGCGGCGGGGCGCCGCCGTGCTGGCCGATGTGGGGCTGGCCGGCCGGGAGCGGGCGTGGCCGTACGAATTGTCCGGTGGAGAACAGCAGCGCGTCGCACTGGCCCGGTCGCTGGTGCGCGATCCGGCCCTGCTGCTCGCCGATGAACCGTTCGGCGCGCTGGACGCGCTGACCCGCATCCGCATGCACCGGCTGCTGCAGGAGCTGTGCGCCAAGTACCGGCCCGGGGTGCTGCTGGTGACCCATGACGTCGACGAGGCGGTGACCCTGGCCGATCGGGTGCTGGTGCTGGCCGACGGGCGGTTCGTCACCGACCGCGAGTTGACGTTCCGCGGCCGACGCACATTGCGCAACCCCGAGTTCGTGACGCACCGGGAGGCGCTGCTGGCCGCGCTGGGTGTCGGCGACGATTGA
- a CDS encoding cupin domain-containing protein: MQPVSLTDLSEEQLTAAKDAGSGRTVATVHGGRDHTLKQVVLTLAAGHELSDHENPGEATLLVLRGHVRLGTAGGSVEVAEGEYLVIPPERHHLVAVEDSTVLLSVVPRNRAG, translated from the coding sequence GTGCAACCAGTTTCGCTCACCGACCTGAGCGAGGAGCAGCTCACCGCGGCGAAGGACGCCGGCAGCGGGCGTACCGTCGCCACCGTTCACGGCGGTCGCGATCACACCCTGAAACAGGTGGTGCTGACACTGGCCGCGGGCCACGAGCTGTCCGACCACGAAAACCCCGGCGAGGCAACCCTGTTGGTGCTGCGCGGACACGTCCGGCTGGGGACCGCCGGCGGCTCCGTCGAGGTCGCCGAGGGTGAGTATCTGGTGATCCCGCCGGAGCGGCACCACCTCGTCGCCGTCGAGGACTCGACGGTGCTGCTGTCGGTCGTGCCCAGGAACCGGGCCGGCTGA
- a CDS encoding flavin-containing monooxygenase, which produces MTVTEPSADITPANTPTQPPVRTRALIVGTGFSGLGMAIALQRRGIDFLMLEKADDIGGTWRDNTYPGCACDIPSHLYSFSFEPKADWRHLFSYQDEIQEYLQGVTAKYGLRRYIHFDSLVDRAHWDDTEHRWHVFTADGREYIAQFLISCAGALHIPSIPDFPGRDQFAGPAFHSAQWDHSVDLTGKRVAVIGTGASAIQIVPEIIDRVAQLQLYQRTPAWVVPRTNDELPAWLRRALENIPGLRLALRGGIYALQEALAVGMTKYPGMLRIGHLLGKWNINRSVKDPQLRAKLTPDYRLGCKRILNSSTYYPAVADPRTEVITESIDRITTDGIVTSDGTERAVDVIVYATGFHVSDSYKYVQIKGLNGEDIVDRFNREGPMAHRGTAVADLPNAYLLLGPNTGLGHNSMVYMIESQINYVIEAIKAVDKAGAQALAPTREAQDRYNAELQARLGRSVWNTGGCRSWYLDEHGNNRVLWGGFTWQYRLATRTLDPAEYRFWG; this is translated from the coding sequence ATGACCGTGACCGAGCCGTCGGCTGACATCACGCCGGCGAACACCCCGACGCAGCCGCCGGTCCGCACCCGTGCCCTGATCGTCGGGACCGGCTTCTCCGGGCTGGGCATGGCGATCGCGCTGCAGCGCCGGGGGATCGACTTCCTGATGCTGGAGAAGGCCGACGACATCGGCGGGACCTGGCGGGACAACACCTACCCGGGCTGCGCCTGCGACATCCCCTCACACCTGTATTCGTTCTCCTTCGAGCCGAAGGCGGACTGGCGCCACCTGTTCTCCTATCAGGACGAGATCCAGGAGTATCTGCAGGGCGTCACCGCGAAGTACGGCCTGCGGCGCTACATCCACTTCGATTCGCTGGTGGACCGTGCCCACTGGGATGACACCGAGCACCGCTGGCACGTGTTCACCGCCGACGGTCGCGAGTACATCGCCCAGTTCCTGATCTCCTGCGCCGGCGCACTGCACATCCCGTCGATCCCGGACTTCCCGGGCCGCGACCAGTTCGCCGGTCCCGCTTTCCATTCCGCCCAGTGGGACCACAGCGTGGACCTGACCGGGAAGCGGGTCGCGGTGATCGGCACCGGCGCCAGCGCCATCCAGATCGTGCCCGAGATCATCGACCGCGTCGCGCAGCTGCAGCTCTACCAGCGCACGCCGGCGTGGGTGGTGCCCCGCACCAATGACGAACTGCCGGCGTGGCTTCGGCGCGCTCTGGAGAACATCCCGGGCCTGCGGCTGGCGCTGCGCGGCGGCATCTACGCGCTGCAGGAGGCGCTCGCGGTCGGCATGACCAAATATCCGGGCATGCTGCGGATCGGCCATCTGCTGGGCAAGTGGAACATCAACCGCAGCGTCAAGGATCCGCAACTGCGGGCCAAGCTGACACCCGATTACCGGCTCGGGTGCAAACGGATCCTGAACTCCAGCACCTACTATCCCGCCGTGGCCGATCCGAGAACCGAGGTCATCACCGAGTCGATCGACCGGATCACCACCGACGGGATCGTCACCTCCGACGGCACCGAACGCGCGGTCGACGTCATCGTGTACGCCACCGGGTTCCACGTCTCGGACTCGTACAAGTACGTGCAGATCAAGGGGCTCAACGGCGAGGACATCGTCGACCGGTTCAACCGGGAGGGCCCGATGGCGCACCGCGGCACCGCCGTGGCCGATCTGCCGAACGCCTACCTGCTGCTCGGCCCGAACACCGGCCTGGGCCACAACTCGATGGTGTACATGATCGAATCGCAGATCAACTACGTCATCGAGGCGATCAAGGCGGTCGACAAGGCCGGCGCCCAGGCACTCGCACCCACCCGCGAAGCCCAGGACCGCTACAACGCCGAGTTGCAGGCCAGGCTGGGCCGGTCGGTGTGGAACACCGGCGGGTGCCGCAGCTGGTACCTCGACGAGCACGGCAACAACCGGGTGCTGTGGGGCGGGTTCACCTGGCAGTACCGGCTGGCCACCCGCACGCTGGATCCGGCCGAGTACCGGTTCTGGGGCTGA
- the nrdF gene encoding class 1b ribonucleoside-diphosphate reductase subunit beta, translating into MKLVNRVSAINWNRLEDDKDAEVWHRLTGNFWLPEKVPVSNDIPSWNTLTDTEKQLTMRVFTGLTLLDTIQGTVGAVSLIPDALTPHEEAVLTNIAFMESVHAKSYSNIFSTLCSTAEIDDAFRWSEENPNLQRKAEIVMQYYRGDEPLKRKVASTLLESFLFYSGFYLPMYWSSRAKLTNTADMIRLIIRDEAVHGYYIGYKYQRGLAMVEPAKQKELKDYTYDLLFELYDNEVEYTQDLYDDVGLTEDVKKFLRYNANKALMNLGYEALFPKDETDVNPAILSALAPNADENHDFFSGSGSSYVIGKAVVTEDEDWDF; encoded by the coding sequence ATGAAGCTGGTCAACCGGGTATCAGCGATCAACTGGAACCGGCTCGAGGACGACAAGGACGCCGAGGTCTGGCACCGGCTCACCGGCAACTTCTGGCTGCCCGAGAAGGTGCCCGTGTCCAACGACATCCCCTCGTGGAACACCCTGACCGACACCGAGAAGCAGTTGACCATGCGGGTGTTCACCGGTCTGACCCTGCTGGACACCATCCAGGGCACCGTCGGCGCGGTCAGCCTCATCCCGGATGCGCTCACCCCGCACGAGGAAGCGGTCCTGACCAACATCGCGTTCATGGAGTCGGTGCACGCCAAGAGCTACAGCAACATCTTCTCCACGCTGTGCTCGACGGCCGAGATCGACGACGCGTTCCGCTGGTCGGAGGAGAACCCGAACCTGCAGCGCAAGGCCGAGATCGTCATGCAGTACTACCGCGGGGACGAGCCGCTCAAGCGCAAAGTGGCGTCCACACTGCTGGAGAGCTTTCTGTTCTACTCCGGCTTCTATCTGCCGATGTACTGGTCCAGCCGCGCCAAGCTGACCAACACCGCCGACATGATCCGGCTGATCATCCGCGACGAGGCCGTGCACGGCTACTACATCGGCTACAAGTATCAGCGCGGTCTGGCCATGGTGGAGCCGGCCAAGCAGAAGGAGCTCAAGGACTACACCTACGACCTGTTGTTCGAGCTCTACGACAACGAGGTGGAGTACACCCAGGACCTCTACGACGACGTCGGGCTGACCGAGGACGTCAAGAAGTTCCTGCGCTACAACGCCAACAAGGCCCTGATGAACCTCGGCTACGAGGCCCTGTTCCCCAAGGACGAGACCGACGTCAACCCGGCGATCCTGTCGGCGCTGGCGCCCAACGCCGACGAGAACCACGACTTCTTCTCCGGGTCGGGTAGCTCCTATGTGATCGGGAAGGCCGTCGTCACCGAGGACGAGGACTGGGACTTCTAG
- a CDS encoding ABC transporter permease — protein sequence MTAPVSPAPDAITGVVRGVRAEGVRTGGRSRLWAVIMPAAVGIPVVITLGIALIAEAFARIPGQISVLQVSTSNAAYWVITITTTLVAVAAADGQASESRHGTAEHVRLAMPSRWSMLTARWVFYGGLGAVIAALTLIGVLSALPAVAPTVYGTVSWTDPVGLRLLWTVPLLAVFAAGAGVGVGALVRSPLAAVSAILLWAFVCETAAGYLPSGATLQRFMPMLNAVYATGQDTVLTPPWGQNPALLYTCAVFTTIFAIAAIERTIRK from the coding sequence GTGACCGCCCCGGTGTCCCCGGCGCCCGACGCGATCACCGGCGTGGTGCGCGGTGTGCGCGCCGAGGGTGTCCGCACCGGCGGCCGCAGCCGGCTGTGGGCGGTGATCATGCCGGCCGCGGTCGGGATCCCCGTGGTCATCACTCTCGGCATCGCCCTCATCGCCGAGGCGTTCGCCCGCATCCCGGGCCAGATCTCGGTGCTGCAGGTGTCCACCTCCAACGCGGCGTACTGGGTCATCACCATCACCACCACGCTGGTGGCGGTCGCGGCCGCGGACGGCCAGGCGTCGGAAAGCCGTCATGGCACAGCCGAACACGTCCGGCTGGCGATGCCGTCCCGATGGTCGATGCTCACCGCCCGCTGGGTGTTCTACGGCGGGCTGGGCGCAGTGATCGCCGCGCTCACCCTGATCGGCGTGTTGTCGGCGCTGCCCGCCGTCGCCCCGACGGTGTACGGGACGGTGTCGTGGACCGATCCGGTCGGGCTGCGCCTGCTGTGGACGGTGCCGCTGCTGGCCGTGTTCGCCGCCGGCGCCGGTGTCGGCGTGGGGGCGCTGGTGCGCTCACCGCTCGCGGCGGTCAGCGCGATTCTGTTGTGGGCGTTCGTCTGTGAGACCGCCGCCGGGTATCTGCCCAGCGGGGCGACCCTGCAGCGCTTCATGCCGATGCTCAACGCGGTGTACGCCACCGGGCAGGACACCGTGCTCACCCCGCCGTGGGGCCAGAACCCGGCACTGCTCTACACCTGCGCAGTGTTCACGACGATCTTCGCGATCGCCGCCATCGAAAGGACGATCAGAAAATGA
- a CDS encoding NAD(P)/FAD-dependent oxidoreductase — protein MTQRYDLVIAGGGPAGSAAAWQAAQTGAKVVVLDKAEFPRDKPCGDGLTARAVSYLQKMGLADEVAKFHRINRVTVFSPSQWELSFPQRPGMPDHGHTVSRTVLDALLLKHAESAGAEVRQSAEVAAPIVERGRVVGVTLKSGEKVYGDAVIAADGAYSPIKRALKLDSQYNGYSAIAIRSEMHANRPDSDSLDIYLKLVFQGDQLPGYGWVFPMGGGRFNIGLGYVNSYKNWQSINATQFLGEFLRTLPREWDLPPIEELKKNKSVRAWRLPMGFTAWPPWRPGVLFAGDSLGAGKPASGAGISKALESGLAAGECAIAALLNGGPDDFTNYAQRMEAAWGKEYRRGRYMHKLIGYPKIAEAGVRLIDNRAFRDRMLRALYKKHGPRHTVK, from the coding sequence ATGACGCAGCGCTACGACCTGGTCATCGCCGGTGGCGGCCCGGCGGGCTCCGCGGCCGCCTGGCAGGCGGCCCAGACCGGCGCGAAGGTGGTGGTCCTGGACAAGGCCGAATTCCCGCGCGACAAACCGTGTGGGGACGGTCTGACCGCCCGCGCGGTGAGCTATCTGCAGAAGATGGGCCTGGCCGACGAGGTCGCCAAGTTCCACCGCATCAACCGGGTCACGGTGTTCAGCCCCAGCCAGTGGGAGCTGTCGTTCCCGCAGCGCCCCGGCATGCCCGATCACGGCCACACGGTGAGCCGGACCGTGCTCGACGCGCTGCTGCTCAAGCACGCCGAATCCGCCGGTGCGGAGGTGCGGCAGTCCGCGGAGGTGGCCGCGCCGATCGTGGAACGCGGGCGGGTCGTCGGGGTCACGCTGAAGAGCGGCGAGAAGGTGTACGGCGACGCGGTGATCGCCGCCGACGGCGCCTACTCCCCCATCAAACGGGCGCTCAAGCTCGATTCGCAGTACAACGGCTACTCCGCCATCGCGATCCGCTCGGAGATGCACGCCAACCGCCCGGACTCCGACTCGCTGGACATCTACCTCAAGCTGGTGTTCCAGGGGGATCAGCTGCCCGGCTACGGCTGGGTGTTCCCGATGGGCGGCGGCCGGTTCAACATCGGCCTCGGCTACGTCAACAGTTACAAGAACTGGCAGTCGATCAATGCCACCCAGTTTCTCGGCGAGTTCCTGCGCACGCTGCCGCGCGAGTGGGACCTCCCGCCGATCGAGGAGCTCAAGAAGAACAAGAGCGTGCGCGCCTGGCGGCTGCCGATGGGGTTCACCGCGTGGCCGCCGTGGCGGCCGGGCGTGCTGTTCGCCGGCGACTCGCTGGGCGCCGGCAAACCGGCGTCCGGGGCCGGGATCTCCAAGGCGCTGGAATCCGGGCTGGCGGCCGGCGAATGCGCGATCGCGGCGCTGCTCAACGGTGGCCCCGACGACTTCACCAACTACGCGCAGCGCATGGAGGCGGCCTGGGGCAAGGAGTACCGTCGCGGCCGCTACATGCACAAACTGATCGGCTACCCGAAGATCGCCGAGGCCGGCGTGAGGCTGATCGACAACCGCGCGTTCCGCGACCGCATGCTCAGGGCGCTGTACAAGAAACACGGGCCTCGACACACGGTGAAGTAG
- a CDS encoding FaeA/PapI family transcriptional regulator produces the protein MSVSAPRHDLDAPQSERAAGRQRRKVLDVVKRAAEPVDAQQVADALRIHVTTARFHLSTLEGQGAIRRRRARNGGRGRPRLTYEPTPRLDYADIVSLFATHLGGTPVERERRATLIGADLARRVRVARRRDESTVADLVVETLGELGFQVRNVLTSFGEVTVQICTCPLAEVAETAPEVVRGIQQGLIQEVVDRNAEVIGGRYRVAVTPDPRAGSCEVGLILRPGD, from the coding sequence ATGTCAGTGTCAGCGCCGCGCCACGACCTCGATGCGCCGCAGTCGGAGCGGGCCGCCGGCCGGCAGCGCCGGAAGGTGCTCGACGTGGTGAAGCGGGCCGCGGAGCCCGTCGACGCCCAGCAGGTCGCCGACGCGCTGCGGATCCACGTCACGACGGCGCGGTTTCACCTGTCGACCCTGGAGGGCCAGGGGGCGATCCGGCGCCGCCGGGCCCGCAACGGCGGCCGCGGCCGTCCGCGGCTCACCTACGAGCCGACACCCCGGCTCGACTATGCCGACATCGTGTCGTTGTTCGCCACCCACCTCGGCGGCACCCCCGTGGAACGGGAACGGCGGGCCACGTTGATCGGGGCGGATCTGGCCCGCCGGGTCCGGGTGGCGCGCCGCCGCGACGAGTCCACGGTCGCCGACCTGGTGGTCGAGACGTTGGGCGAGCTGGGTTTTCAGGTGCGCAATGTGCTGACCTCGTTCGGCGAGGTGACGGTGCAGATCTGCACCTGCCCGCTGGCCGAGGTCGCCGAGACGGCGCCGGAAGTGGTCCGGGGTATCCAGCAGGGCCTCATCCAGGAAGTGGTCGACCGCAATGCCGAGGTCATCGGCGGCCGCTACCGGGTGGCCGTCACCCCCGACCCGCGGGCCGGGTCCTGCGAGGTTGGCCTGATCCTGCGGCCCGGCGACTGA
- a CDS encoding TetR/AcrR family transcriptional regulator, with protein MRRGSKPRSGGAPGAKAGAKVDARSERWREHRKKVRAEIVDAAYRAIDRLGPELSLREIAAEAGTAKPKIYRHFTDKADLHQAIGQRLRDMLWAAIFPSIDLSADSGREIIRRSVEQYVRLVDQHPNVLRFLLQGRFADQSASAARALNEGRDITLAMADMFDNELREIELDPTALELAAHAAFGSIASATDWWLGAETDSPRRMPSDQFIAHLTTITVGAINGTCEMLGIKIDPDLPLHAGVRRREDVA; from the coding sequence GTGCGACGAGGGTCCAAGCCACGCAGCGGTGGCGCACCGGGTGCCAAGGCCGGCGCCAAGGTGGACGCGCGCAGCGAACGCTGGCGCGAACACCGCAAGAAGGTGCGCGCCGAGATCGTCGACGCCGCATACCGCGCGATCGACCGGCTGGGCCCGGAACTGAGCCTGCGCGAGATCGCCGCCGAGGCCGGCACCGCCAAACCCAAGATCTACCGCCATTTCACCGACAAGGCCGACCTGCACCAGGCGATCGGCCAGCGGCTGCGGGACATGCTGTGGGCGGCGATCTTCCCCTCGATCGACCTGTCCGCCGACTCCGGCCGCGAGATCATCCGGCGCAGCGTCGAACAGTACGTGCGGTTGGTCGACCAGCATCCCAACGTGCTGCGGTTCCTGCTGCAGGGCCGGTTCGCCGACCAGAGCGCGTCGGCGGCGCGGGCCCTCAACGAGGGCCGCGACATCACGCTGGCGATGGCCGACATGTTCGACAACGAACTCCGTGAGATCGAGCTCGACCCGACGGCGCTGGAGCTGGCCGCGCACGCGGCGTTCGGATCCATCGCCTCGGCGACCGACTGGTGGCTGGGCGCCGAAACGGACAGCCCCCGCCGCATGCCGTCCGACCAGTTCATCGCGCATCTGACCACCATCACCGTCGGCGCGATCAACGGCACCTGCGAGATGCTCGGCATCAAGATCGACCCTGATCTGCCGCTGCACGCGGGGGTGCGCCGCCGCGAGGACGTCGCCTGA